One segment of Desulfovibrio sp. X2 DNA contains the following:
- a CDS encoding peptide-binding protein: protein MTMRFGMLMALLALLVACKGEEPTKTPAAARAENAAAARPAASSQDVVTPVYGGRIVQATIGEPSNLIPNLATDSSSASVTGLLYISLLRYDKNLNLVPYAAQSYEVLDGGKRIRFHLRRDIVWQDGAPLTARDVEFTYKMMIDPKTPTAYGDDYKAVSEFRLIDDYTFEVLYDKVFARSLITWAGEIVPRHILEHENLLETKYAREPVGAGPYMLKEWVPGRYLVLTANPRYFLGRPYVDRIILRIIPDTGTQFMELKAHNLDMMDLTPKQYLFQTEGPEWRKDFTKYKYVSFGYTYLGYNLKNPLFTDRRVRQALAHAIDKQEIIKIVLFGLGMPAVGPYKPGTWVYDDKIASFSYDPEKARAMLAEAGWRDTDGDGILDKDGRPFAFTILTNQGNEQRSKTAIIIQERLRQIGIKVEIRTIEWASFIKEFINPGNFDAVILGWSTTVDPDNYTVWHSSQTPPQGLNFVHYANPEVDRLLEEGRETLDQAVRKRIYDRIQELLHDDQPYCFLYVPYALPIVSARIRGIEPAPAGITYNFERWWIEPSRSQPALTQ, encoded by the coding sequence ATGACAATGCGTTTCGGAATGCTCATGGCGCTCCTCGCGCTGCTTGTCGCATGCAAGGGGGAGGAGCCGACCAAGACACCGGCCGCCGCCCGCGCCGAAAACGCTGCGGCCGCGCGTCCCGCCGCGTCCTCGCAGGACGTCGTCACCCCGGTCTACGGCGGACGCATCGTCCAGGCGACCATCGGCGAGCCGTCGAACCTCATCCCCAACCTGGCCACGGACAGTTCCTCGGCCTCGGTCACCGGGCTGCTCTATATTTCCCTCCTGCGCTACGACAAGAACCTCAATCTCGTGCCTTACGCCGCGCAGTCCTACGAGGTGCTGGACGGCGGCAAGCGCATCCGTTTCCATCTTCGCCGCGACATCGTCTGGCAGGACGGCGCGCCCCTGACCGCCAGGGACGTCGAGTTCACCTACAAGATGATGATCGATCCCAAGACGCCCACTGCCTACGGGGACGACTACAAGGCCGTCTCGGAATTCCGGCTCATAGATGACTACACCTTCGAGGTTCTTTACGACAAGGTCTTTGCGCGCTCCCTCATCACCTGGGCCGGGGAGATCGTGCCGCGCCACATCCTGGAGCACGAGAACCTCCTGGAGACGAAGTACGCCCGCGAGCCCGTGGGCGCGGGGCCGTACATGCTCAAGGAGTGGGTGCCCGGGCGCTATCTCGTGCTCACGGCCAACCCGCGCTATTTCCTGGGACGGCCCTACGTGGACCGCATCATCCTGCGCATCATCCCCGACACCGGCACCCAGTTCATGGAGCTCAAGGCCCACAACCTGGACATGATGGACCTGACGCCCAAGCAGTATCTCTTCCAGACCGAAGGGCCGGAGTGGCGCAAGGACTTCACCAAGTACAAGTACGTCTCCTTCGGCTACACCTATCTCGGCTACAATCTGAAGAATCCGCTCTTCACGGACCGGCGGGTGCGCCAGGCCCTGGCACACGCCATAGACAAGCAGGAGATCATAAAGATCGTGCTCTTCGGCCTGGGCATGCCCGCAGTCGGCCCCTACAAGCCCGGCACCTGGGTCTACGACGACAAGATCGCGTCCTTCTCCTACGATCCGGAGAAGGCGCGGGCCATGCTCGCCGAGGCGGGCTGGCGCGACACCGACGGCGACGGCATCCTCGACAAGGACGGCAGGCCCTTCGCCTTCACCATCCTCACCAACCAGGGCAACGAGCAGCGCTCCAAGACCGCGATCATCATCCAGGAGCGGCTGCGCCAGATAGGCATCAAGGTCGAGATCAGGACCATCGAGTGGGCCTCGTTCATCAAGGAGTTCATCAATCCCGGCAACTTCGACGCCGTGATCCTCGGCTGGAGCACCACCGTGGACCCGGACAACTACACGGTCTGGCACTCGAGCCAGACGCCGCCGCAGGGGCTCAACTTCGTCCACTACGCCAACCCAGAGGTCGACCGGCTGCTGGAAGAGGGCCGCGAAACCCTTGATCAGGCGGTGCGGAAGCGGATATATGACCGTATCCAGGAACTGCTGCACGACGACCAGCCGTACTGCTTCCTGTACGTCCCCTACGCCCTGCCCATCGTCAGCGCCAGGATCCGGGGAATCGAACCGGCCCCCGCCGGCATAACCTACAACTTCGAGCGATGGTGGATCGAGCCCTCGCGGTCCCAGCCCGCTCTCACGCAATGA